The window GACACCGTCAGCCTGCTTCTGCCCGCGTCTGCCGATGACGTTCGCCAAGCCCTGCGCGGCCTGCGAATCTGGCCGATGCTGGCAGGACACCGGGGCCGTCCGGCCGCCGCGGTCGAAGCAGTGGTCGGGGTGATCGATGCGCTCGGCGCGCTGGTACGCGACGATCGCAGCATCATCGAAATCGAGATCAACCCCCTTATCGTCACGAACGAGGCGGCCGTCGCCGCCGACGCGCTGATGCTCCTGGCTGAGCCACCGGGCCATGGCTGAGCCCACCCCGGTCGGCGCCGTGACGGCCGTCGCCGACGGTCCGGTACTCGAGATCACCCTCGACCGTCCCAAGGCCAACGCCATTGACGCAGCCACCAGTCGCGAGCTGAGCCAGGTGTTCGCGACCTTCCGCGACGACGAAGACCTACGGGTCGCGATACTCACCGGCGCTGGCGACCGGTTCTTCTGCGCTGGGTGGGACCTCAACGCCGCAGCCGGTGGTGAGGACTTCGGGGCCGACTACGGCGAAGGCGGCTTCGGCGGCTTCGGTGAGCTGCCCGGCCTGCTCAAGCCGGTGATCGCCGCGGTCAACGGCATGGCCGTCGGTGGGGGATTCGAGATCGTGCTGGCTGCCGACCTTGTGGTGGCGGCCGAGCACGCCCGCTTCTGG of the Acidobacteriota bacterium genome contains:
- the caiD gene encoding crotonobetainyl-CoA hydratase, whose amino-acid sequence is MAEPTPVGAVTAVADGPVLEITLDRPKANAIDAATSRELSQVFATFRDDEDLRVAILTGAGDRFFCAGWDLNAAAGGEDFGADYGEGGFGGFGELPGLLKPVIAAVNGMAVGGGFEIVLAADLVVAAEHARFWLPETSLGIVPDTASVRLPRMLPPAVANEVLYAGRRLDAAEAQRWGLVNAVVSAADLMAEVRALAARVVEAAPLSVAAISQIRDRTQHLPLAEAFKLLRSGDLDAYEAMLASADAVEGPRAFTEGRAPCWQGR